One Rosa chinensis cultivar Old Blush chromosome 3, RchiOBHm-V2, whole genome shotgun sequence DNA window includes the following coding sequences:
- the LOC112195123 gene encoding L-type lectin-domain containing receptor kinase IV.1 — protein sequence MFVKVSVLLVLLVLLAPAEAQDLNFIYNDGFTGRSGLNLSLDGIAEITPTGLLKLTNDTKLKSGHAFYPNPVTFKNSENDTAFSFSTNFVFAIRSEYTTLSAHGIAFVIAPTRGLPGALPSQYLSLFNGSNNGNFSNHVFAVELDTIQNTEFSDINENHVGIDINGLHSVQAAPAGYFDGQFKNLSLISGKEMRVWVEYDGTKKQIEVTIAPIAVATKPTTPLLSLKYDLSPILNKTMYVGFSSSTGSLFTSHYVVGWSFRMNGQAQDLIASKLPKLPSIAGKKRSMLFTFGVPLISVNLFLLVVSGVLYVIRRKRKFAEVLEDWELEYGPQRFKYKELYIATKGFREKGLLGTGGFGKVYRGLLPSSKIEIAVKRVSHESRQGMKEFVAEIASIGRLRHRNLVQLLGYCRRKGELLLVYDYMPNGSLDKYLYDQPQVTLNWSQRFKVIKGVASGLLYLHEEWEQVVIHRDVKASNVLLDGEMNGRLGDFGLARLYDHGTDPQTTHIVGTLGYLAPEHTRTGRATTSTDVFAFGAFLLEVACGKRPIKTQGPEDVILVDWVFSCWNRSNILEARDQSIGMDFVAEEVELVLKLGLLCSHSEPAARPSMRQVVQYLASDAALPEVSLLGLSSSGLTGGHRDGFDDYTLSYQSSLGNKFSHHSSYVAESALLSGGR from the exons ATGTTTGTCAAGGTTTCTGTTCTCCTAGTACTACTAGTACTTCTGGCACCAGCAGAAGCCCAAGACCTCAATTTCATCTACAATGATGGTTTCACTGGCCGTTCTGGTCTTAATCTCAGTTTAGACGGCATAGCAGAGATCACACCAACAGGTCTCTTGAAGCTTACAAACGACACCAAACTGAAAAGTGGTCATGCCTTCTACCCTAACCCAGTAACCTTCAAGAACTCAGAGAACGACACCGCTTTCTCCTTCTCCACCAACTTTGTTTTTGCAATCCGATCAGAGTACACTACTCTCAGCGCCCATGGAATCGCCTTTGTCATCGCTCCGACGAGAGGCCTCCCCGGAGCTCTGCCGAGCCAGTACTTGAGCCTGTTCAACGGGTCCAACAATGGGAATTTCTCCAATCATGTTTTTGCTGTGGAGCTTGACACGATCCAGAACACGGAATTCAGTGACATCAATGAAAACCATGTTGGGATCGACATCAATGGCTTGCACTCTGTCCAAGCTGCTCCAGCTGGTTATTTTGATGGTCAGTTCAAGAACCTGAGTCTTATCAGTGGTAAAGAAATGAGAGTTTGGGTTGAATATGATGGTACCAAGAAGCAAATTGAAGTTACTATTGCTCCAATTGCTGTTGCAACGAAACCCACAACTCCACTTTTGTCTTTGAAATATGACCTTTCCCCAATTCTCAACAAAACCATGTATGTTGGCTTTTCTTCTTCAACTGGTTCATTATTCACATCCCATTATGTAGTGGGTTGGAGCTTTAGGATGAATGGCCAAGCTCAAGATCTTATAGCTTCCAAACTTCCCAAGTTGCCTAGCATTGCAGGTAAAAAGAGGTCCATGCTTTTCACCTTTGGTGTGCCTCTGATTTCAGTGAATTTGTTTTTGCTGGTGGTTTCTGGGGTGCTTTATGTCATAAGAAGGAAGAGGAAGTTTGCAGAAGTGCTTGAAGATTGGGAGCTAGAGTATGGTCCTCAGAGGTTTAAGTACAAAGAACTGTATATAGCCACCAAAGGGTTTCGGGAAAAGGGGCTTTTGGGAACTGGGGGATTTGGTAAAGTTTATAGAGGTTTATTACCCTCCTCTAAAATTGAGATTGCAGTGAAGAGGGTATCACATGAATCAAGACAggggatgaaggaatttgtagcAGAAATTGCTAGTATTGGCAGGCTTCGTCACCGGAATTTAGTACAACTGTTAGGATATTGTAG GCGAAAAGGGGAGCTGCTTTTGGTCTATGACTACATGCCTAATGGAAGCTTGGACAAATACCTCTATGATCAACCTCAGGTGACCCTTAATTGGAGCCAGAGGTTTAAAGTCATCAAAGGTGTGGCTTCTGGACTGTTATATCTTCATGAAGAATGGGAACAGGTTGTGATTCATAGAGATGTGAAGGCCAGTAATGTGTTGCTAGATGGGGAAATGAATGGAAGGCTAGGAGATTTCGGGCTTGCAAGATTATACGACCATGGAACAGACCCTCAAACTACTCATATAGTTGGAACACTTGGGTACCTAGCCCCAGAGCACACAAGAACAGGTCGGGCCACCACGAGCACCGACGTGTTTGCTTTTGGGGCATTTTTGCTCGAAGTTGCTTGTGGAAAAAGGCCAATTAAGACACAGGGTCCAGAAGATGTGATTTTGGTTGATTGGGTGTTTTCTTGTTGGAATAGGAGTAACATCCTTGAGGCAAGAGATCAGAGCATTGGTATGGATTTTGTAGCCGAGGAAGTGGAGTTGGTGTTGAAGCTTGGGCTTTTGTGCTCTCATTCGGAGCCAGCGGCAAGGCCTAGCATGCGACAAGTCGTTCAGTACTTGGCCAGTGATGCTGCTTTGCCGGAAGTGTCACTTCTTGGGCTTTCTTCTAGTGGCTTAACAGGTGGACACCGTGATGGTTTTGATGACTATACTTTGTCGTATCAATCTTCCTTAGGCAATAAGTTCTCGCATCATTCATCATATGTTGCAGAGTCGGCACTACTTTCAGGTGGTCGTTGA